In Euphorbia lathyris chromosome 10, ddEupLath1.1, whole genome shotgun sequence, a single genomic region encodes these proteins:
- the LOC136208446 gene encoding tropinone reductase-like 2 — protein MEKKIVASVVTPYQRLAGKVAIITGGASEIGKSAVKLFHENGAKVVIADVEDDIGRGISEKLAAGDNVCYIHCDVRNEDEISNLIDTAISKYGKIDIMFNNAGIRTPPNVGGSILDSKITEADALFSVNLIGAFLGAKHAARIMIPKRKGCILFTGSDCLEIGGIPAAARYGILGLTKNLAAELGPYGIRVNCVSPCGLGKNVSNLTGEIVCADDVAKAALYLASDEANYVSGINLVVDGGNNVGPTLSRCKRQTGGH, from the exons GTTAGCCGGCAAAGTAGCGATTATAACCGGCGGAGCAAGCGAAATCGGCAAAAGTGCAGTAAAACTCTTCCACGAAAACGGAGCCAAGGTTGTAATCGCCGACGTAGAAGACGACATAGGCCGAGGAATTTCAGAAAAACTCGCCGCCGGAGACAACGTTTGTTACATCCACTGCGACGTAAGAAACGAAGACGAAATCTCCAATCTAATCGACACAGCAATTTCAAAGTACGGAAAAATAGACATAATGTTCAACAATGCCGGAATCAGAACTCCCCCAAACGTCGGCGGCAGCATTTTAGACAGCAAAATAACAGAAGCAGATGCGTTATTCAGCGTAAACTTGATCGGAGCATTTCTCGGAGCAAAACACGCGGCGAGAATCATGATTCCTAAACGGAAAGGTTGTATATTATTCACTGGAAGTGATTGTTTAGAAATCGGAGGAATTCCCGCGGCGGCGAGGTATGGGATTTTGGGGTTAACGAAGAACTTGGCGGCGGAATTAGGGCCGTACGGGATAAGAGTGAACTGCGTTTCGCCTTGTGGATTGGGAAAAAACGTTTCGAATCTAACGGGTGAGATTGTTTGTGCGGATGACGTGGCAAAAGCTGCGCTGTACTTGGCTAGTGATGAAGCTAATTATGTTAGTGGAATTAATCTTGTGGTTGATGGAGGCAATAATGTTGGTCCCACTTTGTCCAG atgtaaaaggcaaacaggaggtcactaa